CGAGATGATAAAGAGCGGTTTTATAAACAGTTGTTGCCGAGCGTAATTCCGGCACCGAAGGATTCGAAATATCTATTATAGTAAGACCGTTTGCTGTTGCGAGGTATGCATAATTCCCGTCTAATTTCATGTCAAAGGGATTGCCCCCATAATAACCGAGAGGAAGGAAGTCTATTGCCGATGCAGTAAATAATGGAGATAAAGACAACAAAAGAAAGAATAGAAATATTTTTTTCATATTTTGTACTGTTGGAGTGACAGTAAAAACATGTTAATGGCTACGACTATAACAGTCAATTATTTTTTAAGCTTTTTTTTATTCTTTTAATCAAAAAGCTATTAGAAATTACTTCTTCCTTTCCAGCAAGCCTTTGAACAAGTCTATAGGTATTGGCATTATGGTTGTGGAGTTGTTGTGCGATGCTGAGAGCTCGACAAGTGTCTGAAGATAGCGGAGCTTGCAACTCCTGAGGTATTTCAATAACAGAAGCCTGCGATGTTTTTTTCTCAGTCGGGACTTCGGCGCTTGTCCAGCCTGCGGCATCCTTTGCCATGATGGCTAAAGAGCATGGCGCCTATGTAGTCGAAATCAATTACGATGAAACACCGATCTCCGACACCGTTGATCTTTCCCTTCGAGGCAAATCTGGTGAGATACTGTCGGAGATTGTGAGGGTGTTGTAAAGTATTCTTTACATTAATATTGACAAGTAATTGGACATTAATTATTATAACAACAGGCAAGAAACTTAAGGATGTGTCAATAAAGCTTGGGATGGTAAAAAAATTATGTCTTCAAAGTTTATTCAGCAGTTACGCAAGAAACGCAATCTGACACAGGAAAATTTAGCATCTTTGTTAGGCATCTCTCGACCTACCTATATTCAAATAGAGCGAGGAGACAGGGAGTTAACTGTTTCCGAAGCAAAAAAACTGGCAGACCTCTTTGGTATTACATCAGGCGATTTTATAAATGAAAAGGAATCTTCTGTTGTTGTGAAAATTAAAAAAGGCAAAAAGCAGACAAAGGAAGATATAAAAGAAATAAGAATAAGCGTGCCACAGGAAAAAGCAGATAAATTTAAACAGGTATTGCTCTATATTCTCAGGAAGGTGGGCGGAAAGCCAAATGTTGGAATGACGGTTTTATACAAGCTGCTTTACTTCATTGACTTTGACTATTATGAAAAATATGAAGAACAATTAATGGGTTTGGTGTATTTAAAAAACCATCATGGTCCAACACCTCTTTTGTTTGAGAGATTCATTGAAGATATGATGAAGAGAGGTGAAGTAGAAAAAATAAAAAGTAAATTTTATCAGCATATGCAGGTCAAATATCTGATAAACCCTGAGATAGAGCCGGATTTAAGCATTCTTAATGGTCAGGAAATGGAACATATTGATTGGGAATTGCAACGGCTTTCAGACCTTACTGCAACTGAATTATCCAATCTTTCCCATAAAGATGTCCCGTGGATAAGCGTGGAGAATGGGAAGACATTAGATTACGAGTCGGTTTTTTACCGTACCGCTGAGACTTCAGTACGTGACTATGGAAAAGACGACGAGGCTTGAATATTATGAGACCGACTCCTTCAAAAGAGATTTGAAGAAGTTGCTAAAAAGATTCAAAACCCTCGAATCTGATTTACAAGTTGTAAAACGCGATGCCATTGAACTTTTCCACCTTAAGAAAATTGATAACCAGAGTATCTTTCCAATTCATGGATTTTGTACAAACAAAATATTAATCTGCAAAATCAAGAAATTCGCCTGCAAAGCTTTGAAGGGAAGAGGGGCAAAAAGCGGGATAAGGGTTATTTATGCATTTTACGCTGATGCACTAAAAGTTGAATTTATTGAAATATATTTCAAGGCTGATCAGAAAAACGAAGACCGTGAAAGAATAAAGGAATATTTAAAAAGTCGTTAACCTTCGCCTAGGATTCTTCAATTGGCAAATCAGGTGAGATACTTCCGGAGATTGTGAGGGGGTTGTGACTGTTTTAAATATATTTGTGGACAGTTAAAATTCAATTGATAACATAGTAGTAGATTTAGTGAGAATATATAACCTTCATCAGGAAGGAATGAAAATATGAAGAAAGAAACGATAATCTGTGACCCGAAAATTCTTTCAGGCAAACCTGTAGTTAAGGGAACAAGGATTTCTGTCGCATTTATTCTCCAGTGTCTTGCATCAGGTATGTCAATTGAAGACATCCTTCATGGTTATCCAACGCTTACTCGCGAAGGTATTCTTTCAGCCCTCGATTATGCTGCCAGAAATTTCGAAGGTGAAGAAATTCATTCAATATCTGCCGGAGCAAAATAAGTGCTTTGTTTATTGGCAGATGAAAATATCCATGTAGATATAATCAAAGCTCTGAAAAAATCAGGCTATGATGTTGCAACTGTCAAAGAAATAAAATTAGATGGAAAGCCGGATGAGGTTATACTTGCTAAAGCCAATTCTGAAAAAAGAATTCTGATTACTGCGGATAAAGATTTTGGCGGTATTATTGAGCATGGACGGTTAGCTGGAAAAGGA
The sequence above is drawn from the Candidatus Schekmanbacteria bacterium genome and encodes:
- a CDS encoding DUF4065 domain-containing protein, which gives rise to MSSKFIQQLRKKRNLTQENLASLLGISRPTYIQIERGDRELTVSEAKKLADLFGITSGDFINEKESSVVVKIKKGKKQTKEDIKEIRISVPQEKADKFKQVLLYILRKVGGKPNVGMTVLYKLLYFIDFDYYEKYEEQLMGLVYLKNHHGPTPLLFERFIEDMMKRGEVEKIKSKFYQHMQVKYLINPEIEPDLSILNGQEMEHIDWELQRLSDLTATELSNLSHKDVPWISVENGKTLDYESVFYRTAETSVRDYGKDDEA
- a CDS encoding DUF433 domain-containing protein, producing MKKETIICDPKILSGKPVVKGTRISVAFILQCLASGMSIEDILHGYPTLTREGILSALDYAARNFEGEEIHSISAGAK
- a CDS encoding DUF5615 family PIN-like protein — encoded protein: MADENIHVDIIKALKKSGYDVATVKEIKLDGKPDEVILAKANSEKRILITADKDFGGIIEHGRLAGKGRIVLLRYKLLNIPLIAKDVQSVLKEVEKDFIDDPGLIVVLSEGRYRLHHHKVKRS